From the Prunus dulcis chromosome 4, ALMONDv2, whole genome shotgun sequence genome, one window contains:
- the LOC117626382 gene encoding transcription termination factor MTEF1, chloroplastic has product MPLTAAAALQSSLCFSSHNPPPSSSTASNSQALNTSTNTQLAAKPKSLLQKHPLYTPTHTKLSLQFKEKILCLEIMGVDAGKALSQNPSLHTASLHSIHSIISFLQSKGIHQKDLPKIFGMCPNILTSSIKSDLNPVFIFLSEDLKVPEHSFRKVINKCPRLLACSVIDQLKPALFYLQRLGFKDLAALAYHDSVLLVSSVEKTLIPKLEFLQSLGFSRDEAVGMVLRCPGLLTFSIENNFKPKFEYFSVDMGKKLEELKQFPQYFAFSLEKRIKPRHMEVVQRGVEVPLPLMLKSTDDEFRELLREFGGG; this is encoded by the coding sequence ATGCCAttaacagcagcagcagctttGCAGTCATCTCTGTGCTTCTCTTCTCATAATCCTCCACCGTCATCATCTACTGCCTCTAATTCCCAGGCATTAAACACAAGCACAAACACCCAATTGGCTGCAAAACCCAAAAGCCTCCTCCAAAAGCACCCTCTCTACACACCCACCCACACCAAACTCTCCCTCCAATTCAAAGAGAAAATCCTATGCCTTGAAATCATGGGAGTTGATGCAGGCAAGGCACTCTCCCAAAACCCTTCTCTCCACACAGCCTCTCTTCACTCCATCCACTCCATAATTTCCTTCCTCCAATCCAAAGGCATCCACCAAAAGGACCTGCCCAAGATCTTTGGCATGTGCCCCAACATTCTCACCTCCAGCATCAAAAGTGACCTCAACCCAGTTTTCATCTTCCTCTCAGAAGACCTCAAAGTCCCAGAACACAGCTTCAGAAAGGTCATCAACAAGTGCCCCAGATTGCTTGCTTGCAGTGTAATAGACCAGCTCAAGCCAGCTCTGTTTTATCTTCAGAGACTTGGGTTCAAGGACCTGGCTGCCCTGGCTTACCATGACTCTGTGCTGCTGGTATCAAGTGTGGAGAAAACCCTAATCCCCAAACTGGAGTTTTTGCAGAGCTTAGGATTCTCAAGAGATGAGGCTGTGGGGATGGTGCTGAGGTGTCCTGGACTGCTAACTTTCAGCATTGAGAATAACTTCAAGCCAAAGTTTGAATACTTTTCTGTGGACATGGGGAAGAAGTTGGAGGAGCTGAAGCAATTTCCTCAGTACTTTGCTTTCAGCCTGGAGAAGAGGATAAAGCCAAGGCACATGGAGGTTGTGCAGAGGGGAGTGGAAGTGCCTCTGCCATTGATGCTCAAGAGCACTGATGATGAGTTCAGGGAGTTGCTGAGGGAATTTGGGGGTGGATGA